The following DNA comes from Paraburkholderia phytofirmans PsJN.
TGCGCCGCGCCGCCGGAGGCCTCGATCTCGGCGCGCAACTCCTTCAGACGCTCGGTCCGCCGGCTCGCCAGCACGACCTTGGCGCCCGCCTGCGACAACACTTGAGCAAAGCGCTTTCCCAACCCGCTCGAGGCGCCGGTAATCAGCGCGACCTTGCCTTCCAGATTGATCGAACGGCCCATTGTCGTTCCTTGTTCGGTTGTTGTTACGGCTGCGGTTGACGGGTGCGGTAAGCCCGTCGCTACGGGTCATACCGTATCACAAAAATAGAACGATCGTGCTAATCTCTGCTCATCTGGTTGCAGTGCGGGTGTGCATCGCCCACAATACGAACCCGAAAAAAGCATTCTAACGGTAAGAGGAGCATCAATGACCCCCGCAAGTCTCATTGAGCAATACGGTCCACGCGAGTCGATGGAATACGACGTCGTGATCGTCGGCGGCGGCCCGGCTGGCCTGTCCGCGGCGATCCGCCTGAAGCAGCTGGCTGCTGAGAAAAGCGTCGAGATTGGCGTGTGCGTACTGGAAAAAGGCTCGGAGATCGGGGCTCATATCCTGTCGGGCGCGGTGATGGATCCGCGCGCGATCACCGAACTCATTCCCGACTGGAAGGAAAAAGGCGCGCCGCTGACGGTGGATGTGACCGAAGACAAATTCCTGTTTCTCACGGAAACCGGCTCGAAGAGCGTGCCGACCTGGGCGCTGCCGGATAACTTCAAGAATCACGGCAATTACGTCATTTCACTGGCCAATGTCACACGCTGGCTGGGTCAGCAGGCCGAGGCGCTGGGTGTCGAGATTTTCCCGGGCTTTCCTGCGGCTGAAATCCTGTACAACGACGACGGTTCGGTTAAAGGTGTCGCCACAGGCAACCTGGGCATTGGCAAGGACGGCGAGCCGACCGAAAACTTCCAGCTCGGCATGGAACTGCACGCGAAATACACGCTGTTCTGCGAAGGCGCGCGCGGTCACCTCGGTCGCCAGCTGAACGATAAATTCAAGCTGCGCGAAGGCGCCGATCCGCAGGTCTACGGTATCGGCATCAAGGAACTGTGGGAAATCGACCCGTCGAAGCACAAGCCGGGTCTGGTGATGCACACGGCCGGCTGGCCGCTGGAAAACGACACGTACGGCGGCTCGTTCCTCTATCACATGGATAACAACCAGGTGGTGGTGGGCTTCGTGGTCGGCCTCGGCTACACGAACCCGTATCTGTCGCCGTTCGAAGAATTTCAGCGCTACAAGACGCATCCGGCGATTCGCGCCGTGCTCGAAGGCGGCAAGCGCGTGTCGTATGGCGCGCGGGCCATCACGGCGGGCGGTTTGATGTCGCTGCCGAAGCTGGTATTTCCGGGCGGCGCGCTGGTGGGCGACGATGCGGGTTTCCTGAACGCGTCGCGGATCAAGGGTTCGCATGCGGCGATCAAGACCGGCATGCTGGCTGCTGAAGCGGCTTTCGACGCCGTGCAGGCAGGACGCACCAGCGACGAACTCACCGCCTATCCGGAGAGCTTCAAGACGTCGTGGCTGCACACCGAACTTCACCGTGCGCGCAACTTCAAGCAGTGGATGAGCAAGGGACTCTACCTCGGCACGCTGATGGTCGGCATCGAGCAGAAGCTGCTGGGCGGCAATGTGCCGTGGACGCTGCATCACCAGCATTGGGATCACGAGATGCTCAAGCCCGCGTCGCAATGCAAGCCGATCGTGTATCCGAAGCCGGATGGCAAGCTCACGTTCGACCGGCTGTCTTCGGTGTTCATCTCGAACACGAATCACGAAGAGAATCAGCCGGCGCATCTAACGCTGAAAGATCCGTCCGTGCCGGTGAACGTGAACTGGCAGACGTATGCCGGTCCGGAATCACGCTATTGCCCGGCGGCCGTGTACGAGTTCGTGAAAAACGACGACGGCAGCGAGCGTCTCGTGATCAACGCGCAGAACTGCGTGCACTGCAAGACGTGCGATATCAAGGACCCGACGCAGAACATCGTGTGGGTCACGCCTGAGGGCGGCGGCGGTCCGAACTATCCGAACATGTGATCGATGCTTCACTTGCCTTCGCAGCGCCTGCTTCTAAATGCCGGCGCTGCGAAAAGGTAGGCAACTCACCGCCGTCCCACCGCTTCA
Coding sequences within:
- a CDS encoding electron transfer flavoprotein-ubiquinone oxidoreductase yields the protein MTPASLIEQYGPRESMEYDVVIVGGGPAGLSAAIRLKQLAAEKSVEIGVCVLEKGSEIGAHILSGAVMDPRAITELIPDWKEKGAPLTVDVTEDKFLFLTETGSKSVPTWALPDNFKNHGNYVISLANVTRWLGQQAEALGVEIFPGFPAAEILYNDDGSVKGVATGNLGIGKDGEPTENFQLGMELHAKYTLFCEGARGHLGRQLNDKFKLREGADPQVYGIGIKELWEIDPSKHKPGLVMHTAGWPLENDTYGGSFLYHMDNNQVVVGFVVGLGYTNPYLSPFEEFQRYKTHPAIRAVLEGGKRVSYGARAITAGGLMSLPKLVFPGGALVGDDAGFLNASRIKGSHAAIKTGMLAAEAAFDAVQAGRTSDELTAYPESFKTSWLHTELHRARNFKQWMSKGLYLGTLMVGIEQKLLGGNVPWTLHHQHWDHEMLKPASQCKPIVYPKPDGKLTFDRLSSVFISNTNHEENQPAHLTLKDPSVPVNVNWQTYAGPESRYCPAAVYEFVKNDDGSERLVINAQNCVHCKTCDIKDPTQNIVWVTPEGGGGPNYPNM